In Ovis canadensis isolate MfBH-ARS-UI-01 breed Bighorn chromosome 3, ARS-UI_OviCan_v2, whole genome shotgun sequence, one DNA window encodes the following:
- the LOC138435843 gene encoding lysozyme C-1: protein MLNSKSGSPWSVWTFDFSVNMKALIILGLLCLSVAVQGKVFERCELARTLKELGLDGYKGVSLANWLCLTKWESSYNTKATNYNPGSESTDYGIFQINSKWWCNDGKTPNAVDGCHVSCSELMENNIAKAVACAKHIVSEQGITAWVAWKSHCRDHDVSSYVEGCSL from the exons atGTTAAATAGCAAGTCTGGCTCACCCTGGTCAGTCTGGACATTTGACTTCTCAGTCAACATGAAGGCTCTCATtattctggggcttctctgcctttCTGTTGCTGTCCAAGGCAAGGTCTTTGAGAGATGTGAGCTTGCCAGAACTCTGAAGGAACTCGGACTGGACGGCTATAAGGGAGTCAGCCTGGCAAACT gGTTATGTTTGACCAAATGGGAAAGCAGTTATAACACAAAAGCTACAAACTACaatcctggcagtgaaagcactgattATGGGATATTTCAGATCAACAGCAAGTGGTGGTGTAATGATGGCAAAACCCCTAACGCAGTTGACGGCTGTCATGTGTCCTGCAGCG AATTAATGGAAAATAACATCGCTAAAGCTGTAGCATGTGCAAAGCATATTGTCAGTGAGCAAGGCATTACAGCATG GGTGGCTTGGAAAAGTCACTGTCGAGACCATGACGTCAGCAGTTATGTGGAGGGTTGCTCCCTGTAA
- the LOC138438227 gene encoding lysozyme C-1 → MKALVILGLLFLSVAVQGKVFERCELARTLKKLGLDDYKGVSLANWLCLTKWESGYNTKATNYNPGSESTDYGIFQINSKWWCNDGKTPDAVDGCHVSCSALMENDIEKAVACAKHIVSEQGITAWVAWKSHCRDHDVSSYVEGCTL, encoded by the exons ATGAAGGCTCTCGTTATTCTggggcttctcttcctttctgttgCTGTCCAGGGCAAGGTCTTTGAGAGATGTGAGCTTGCAAGAACTCTGAAGAAACTCGGACTGGATGACTATAAGGGAGTCAGCCTGGCAAACT ggTTGTGTTTGACCAAATGGGAAAGCGGTTATAACACAAAAGCTACAAACTACaatcctggcagtgaaagcactgattATGGGATATTTCAGATCAACAGCAAGTGGTGGTGTAATGATGGCAAAACCCCTGACGCAGTTGACGGCTGTCATGTGTCCTGCAGCG CATTAATGGAAAATGACATCGAAAAAGCTGTAGCATGTGCAAAGCACATTGTCAGTGAGCAAGGCATTACAGCATG GGTGGCATGGAAAAGTCATTGTCGAGACCATGACGTCAGCAGTTATGTTGAGGGTTGCACGCTGTAA